Genomic DNA from Pelosinus sp. IPA-1:
ATTTTAAAACACTGTTTTTATGTACCAATCCAACAGATGTTGTGCGATTGGTAGAAGGTGGCGTAGATATTAAATCTGTAAACGTTGGTGGAATGTGTTATAAAGAGGGAAAAGTTTTAATTACGGGAGCAGTTGCAGTTGACAAAACAGATGTAGATGCTTTCAGAAAGCTAAATGAAAAAGGAATTGAATTAGAAATAAGAAAAGTGGCCCGTGATAGTAAAGTTGACTTAATGAGTCTCAACTTACCGTTTTAAATACAGAAATGTATTTAAAAATAGGTTATTAAAAAAATGGGGGGATAACAATGAGTGAATTGCAAATGGTTTTACTAATAATTGTTGCGGCTATTGCAGGTATGGAAAGTGTAGTTGATGAGGGACAAGGTCATAGACCACTAATTGCATGTACACTAGTAGGGCTTGTTCTAGGAGATGTTACAACAGGTATTATTCTAGGTGGTACGTTAGAACTCATGGCCTTAGGTTGGATGAACGTTGGGGCATCTATGGCTCCAGATTCGGCTCTGGCTAGTGTAATCGCTGCCATATTGATAATTGTCGGTAAACAATCAATAGGGGCCGGTATCGCTGTAGCAATACCAATTGCAGCGGCAGGTCAAGTACTTACTATTTTTGTTCGATCAGCGACAACGTTTTTCCAACATCTTGCTGATAAGTATGCAGAAAAAGGTAGCTGCAGAGGAATAGAAATGTGCCATTTTCTTGCTTGGACATTACAAGCACTGCGTGTTGCTGTTCCAACTGCATTAGTTGCTGCCATCGCTGGAACAGATACCGTTACTGTTTTACTTGCATCCATCCCAGATGTAATCACAAGAGGCTTGCAGATCGCTGGTGGATTTATCGTAGTTGTTGGTTATGCAATGGTTATTAACATGATGGAAGCCAAATATTTAATGCCATTTTTCTTTTTAGGTTTCGTAGTTGCTGCATTCACTAGCTTAAATCTTGTTGCATTTGGTGTGGTTGGCACAGTATTAGCTATTCTTTATATCCAACTCAATCCCAAATATAATGAGTCAACGGCAATCGTTGATGAACTAGATCTATAAAGGGAGATGTAAAAATGAATGAAAAGAAATTAACCAAAGGTGATCTCTTTAGTATGTTTATTCGCTCTAACTTTCTCTTAGCATCCTTTAACTTTGAAAGAATGCAATCAATGGGTTTTTGTGTCACAATGATTCCTGCATTAAAAAAATTGTATCAAGGGGAAGAACTTAAAAAAGCATTAAAACGGCATTTGGAGTTTTTCAATACACAACCATTCATTTCTGCCCCTATTATGGGAATCACAGCAGCTATGGAAGAACAACGCGCCAATGGAGCTCCTATTGATGATGCATCAATTAGTGGTGTAAAAGTAGGCCTTATGGGACCACTTGCTGGTGTGGGAGACCCTATATTTTGGGGAACGATCAGACCTGTTACTGCAGCTTTGGGTGCATCATTGGCATTGAGTGGCAGTATATTAGGACCAATCTTGTTTTTCTTATCATTTAATGTAATACGATTAGCGACAAAATACTATGGTTTACAGTATGGATATACAACAGGGACTGGTATTGTCTCTGACATGTCAGGAAATAGATTACAGAAATTAACTGAGGGAGCATCCATA
This window encodes:
- a CDS encoding mannose/fructose/sorbose PTS transporter subunit IIB, with amino-acid sequence MKICLTRIDDRLIHGQVATVWVKESGCDKIIACSDEVAADQLRKTLLLQVTPPGIKAYVLPIDRVIEAYKNPKYSDFKTLFLCTNPTDVVRLVEGGVDIKSVNVGGMCYKEGKVLITGAVAVDKTDVDAFRKLNEKGIELEIRKVARDSKVDLMSLNLPF
- a CDS encoding PTS mannose/fructose/sorbose transporter subunit IIC, yielding MSELQMVLLIIVAAIAGMESVVDEGQGHRPLIACTLVGLVLGDVTTGIILGGTLELMALGWMNVGASMAPDSALASVIAAILIIVGKQSIGAGIAVAIPIAAAGQVLTIFVRSATTFFQHLADKYAEKGSCRGIEMCHFLAWTLQALRVAVPTALVAAIAGTDTVTVLLASIPDVITRGLQIAGGFIVVVGYAMVINMMEAKYLMPFFFLGFVVAAFTSLNLVAFGVVGTVLAILYIQLNPKYNESTAIVDELDL
- the manZ gene encoding PTS mannose transporter subunit IID, with translation MNEKKLTKGDLFSMFIRSNFLLASFNFERMQSMGFCVTMIPALKKLYQGEELKKALKRHLEFFNTQPFISAPIMGITAAMEEQRANGAPIDDASISGVKVGLMGPLAGVGDPIFWGTIRPVTAALGASLALSGSILGPILFFLSFNVIRLATKYYGLQYGYTTGTGIVSDMSGNRLQKLTEGASILGLFVMGCLVSRWTSMNVPLVVSTVTGADGKVVVTTVQTILDQLMPGMLPLGLTFLCMYLLKKKVNAIGIIFGLFALGIIGYACGLLK